The proteins below are encoded in one region of Pelotomaculum isophthalicicum JI:
- a CDS encoding CapA family protein: MNKTAEIAIVGDLALHYGPQKCDKDILDCLGSMSFVIACLEAPICSYGTGPKYKKRTVFRIDPSRAERLKKYNLKVVSCANNHIMDFGKRGIAETLTILNKIDISPIGLKTPSANHTFVDLKEPFKMRIAAGMGKGLSIGSFYISSIKDVANALKKAPEDVLRIAYLHGGTEYVSFPDPHQFRETLHLLRECRVDIICWSHSHAPAPFTVKGGVFIAWGLGNWDLTSPENRQRNVSKRALALTISRMETIGLNNLLTAFERRILPDGNKDVLHKSTYEWSQRIISNISCEEIAEIHKKWAEIDACVWLPQTCAAIKWRIQKYGYRTVVKDLIKIILSGRWWKALYKINFDRMNEACAEWDGFKKSLR; this comes from the coding sequence GTGAATAAAACGGCAGAAATAGCAATTGTTGGAGACTTGGCGCTTCATTATGGCCCTCAAAAATGTGATAAAGATATTTTAGATTGTTTAGGTTCAATGAGTTTTGTAATTGCTTGTTTAGAGGCTCCGATATGTTCTTATGGGACAGGGCCGAAATATAAAAAGAGAACGGTTTTTCGTATCGATCCATCCCGGGCCGAAAGGCTAAAAAAATATAACTTGAAAGTAGTATCATGCGCCAACAATCACATTATGGATTTTGGGAAGCGGGGAATCGCCGAAACATTAACAATTCTCAATAAAATAGATATTTCTCCCATAGGGCTGAAGACACCTTCTGCGAACCATACATTTGTTGACTTGAAAGAACCTTTTAAAATGAGGATCGCTGCTGGTATGGGCAAAGGTCTTTCTATTGGTTCATTCTACATATCTTCAATTAAAGATGTGGCGAATGCTTTGAAAAAAGCCCCTGAAGATGTGCTGCGCATCGCTTATTTACACGGCGGCACTGAATACGTGTCATTTCCGGATCCACACCAGTTTAGAGAGACGTTGCATTTATTAAGAGAATGCCGGGTGGATATTATCTGCTGGTCACACTCCCACGCGCCGGCGCCTTTTACCGTGAAAGGCGGTGTCTTTATTGCCTGGGGTCTCGGCAACTGGGACTTGACCAGTCCTGAAAACCGCCAAAGGAATGTTTCAAAGCGCGCGCTGGCGCTTACCATTAGTAGAATGGAAACAATAGGTCTTAATAATTTATTAACTGCTTTTGAGCGAAGGATACTACCGGATGGAAATAAAGATGTTTTACATAAAAGCACATATGAATGGTCACAAAGAATAATATCAAATATAAGTTGTGAGGAAATTGCAGAAATTCATAAAAAATGGGCTGAAATAGACGCCTGTGTGTGGCTGCCGCAAACATGCGCCGCTATTAAGTGGAGGATCCAAAAATATGGCTATCGAACGGTGGTAAAAGATTTAATTAAAATTATATTGTCCGGTAGATGGTGGAAAGCACTATATAAAATCAACTTTGACAGGATGAATGAGGCATGTGCCGAATGGGATGGGTTCAAAAAAAGCTTGCGGTAA
- a CDS encoding lipid II flippase MurJ yields the protein MGWVQKKLAVNSFFVASAQVITGLLGLGTQVLVVRKIGVSGVTDGFFVAYVIPDVVGGIVMSLALLVLLPRVVDKEGLSPYGRNLCWMFALLSAVILSIAALIVIVTNISLAAFLGPGLTEEGVKVAGKALSIMAPAIMLQGTGGVAIAMLQACNFFAAASLGRVFFMLGPFIAAVALVDIYGIYSLAWGVLAGSFSACIFLVLITLAVTGRPLLYEVWATRLEAVEITKGAVPVLFARCEGEAWGFVIRAVATTTLPGGVTLLVLVQKLANLLYLAGSSISTAAYPDIARESRFGSEGFIGLTRKRAGQIFLVMNVLAWPLAGVAASIMNMITNSTVYVEPSIAYFAPVCLSLFSIMAPWVSINGLIGNATWAVGRVWGRLAIEAATLFMLLPVLWFCARIWGFIAIPVIFFAEWLILVFAGELLLRYSLRQPVLSKNDVIAYLGITVGSLLGGCAARITANVLDRMLSFYLFYQFLSSVAAFIVGAVVSGLFAFIIVRKVLKYEFA from the coding sequence ATGGGATGGGTTCAAAAAAAGCTTGCGGTAAACAGTTTCTTTGTTGCGTCGGCACAGGTTATAACAGGTCTGTTAGGTTTGGGCACACAGGTTCTGGTTGTGCGGAAGATTGGTGTGAGCGGGGTAACGGATGGTTTTTTTGTTGCTTACGTGATACCGGATGTTGTCGGCGGTATTGTTATGTCGCTTGCCTTGCTTGTTTTACTGCCCCGTGTCGTCGACAAAGAGGGGCTTTCCCCATACGGGCGTAATCTTTGCTGGATGTTTGCTTTATTGAGCGCGGTCATATTGTCAATAGCAGCCTTAATTGTTATTGTAACGAATATTTCACTCGCTGCATTTCTCGGCCCCGGCTTGACGGAAGAAGGGGTAAAAGTGGCAGGAAAAGCATTGTCTATCATGGCTCCAGCAATCATGCTTCAAGGAACCGGAGGAGTAGCCATAGCAATGCTGCAGGCTTGCAATTTTTTTGCGGCTGCTTCTTTAGGACGCGTATTTTTTATGTTGGGGCCTTTTATAGCTGCAGTTGCGTTAGTGGATATTTATGGGATATATTCGCTTGCTTGGGGTGTATTGGCCGGTTCTTTTTCGGCTTGCATTTTCCTTGTCTTAATCACCTTGGCGGTTACAGGGCGACCCCTGCTTTATGAGGTATGGGCTACCCGGTTAGAAGCGGTTGAGATAACAAAAGGCGCCGTCCCCGTTCTATTTGCACGCTGTGAAGGAGAAGCATGGGGGTTTGTTATCCGCGCCGTTGCCACTACTACATTGCCCGGTGGGGTAACGCTACTGGTTTTAGTTCAGAAGCTCGCGAATTTATTATATCTGGCAGGCAGCAGTATATCTACGGCAGCTTATCCTGATATCGCCCGCGAGAGCAGGTTTGGAAGCGAAGGTTTTATCGGCCTTACCCGGAAGAGAGCGGGACAGATATTTTTGGTGATGAATGTTCTTGCCTGGCCTTTGGCTGGCGTGGCAGCCAGCATAATGAACATGATAACCAACAGCACTGTTTATGTAGAACCGTCAATTGCATATTTCGCACCCGTATGTTTGTCGCTTTTTTCAATAATGGCACCCTGGGTGAGCATAAACGGTCTCATAGGCAATGCAACCTGGGCTGTTGGAAGGGTGTGGGGACGACTTGCCATTGAAGCAGCTACTCTCTTTATGCTCCTGCCGGTATTGTGGTTTTGCGCAAGAATATGGGGTTTCATAGCAATACCAGTTATTTTTTTCGCCGAGTGGCTCATTTTAGTTTTTGCCGGCGAGCTTCTATTAAGATATTCCCTTCGTCAACCGGTCTTATCAAAAAATGATGTTATCGCTTATCTTGGCATAACGGTTGGAAGCCTGCTTGGGGGTTGCGCGGCACGGATAACCGCAAATGTTTTAGACAGAATGCTCTCTTTTTATCTGTTTTACCAATTTCTTTCTTCAGTTGCAGCTTTTATTGTTGGTGCCGTTGTATCGGGGCTGTTTGCTTTTATCATTGTGCGCAAGGTCTTGAAATATGAATTTGCTTAA
- a CDS encoding alginate lyase family protein produces MNLLNYCKKIVSLPPKVLAVKVVRLMKRRLMERRQRYFDQLCITFDKNIVKGKLYQYLTGISVSRLEPYRETVISLVELYLNHSFDLLGSGWVQVKHGMNCRGLENYRYEMSKAIFADKEGRWLEGRINTTNSKESQRIWSLVDDYYVPIDWHLDFKSGYRWDESTWYKDIRYGHKPGVDVKVPWELARMQHLPLFAWAYALQKNTARYGPTGQAEFLPPELYVREFRNQVLDFIASNPPRFGVNWHCTMDVAIRAANWLVAYDMLHAFGAKFDNEFLEVFQHSVYDHGRHIIDNLEYTPELHANHYLANITGLLFVAAYLPRTEETDRWLAFAVQELISEMDYQFNPDGSNFEASTSYHRLSTEMMLYGSILCVTLPPGKREALKNYETAGHKVRPRLKPYHEQLYNVDDPLLFPPWFWERLEKAAEFTLHITKPNGEVPQVGDNDNGRFLKIWPSYRKMTVREAVRKYKNLENYNNLPPDAVYWEENILDHRHITGVAGVLFRRSDLINLIEMSNPEVQLVQNWLRDIYVPSYHVDPGRPHPAAEGRTAGDCISLEACLEQLKSEYGEPVITFFGAERPGPPLTQDLEIISYPGFGFYLYRSQRLYLAVRCGSLGQKGNGGHAHNDQLSIELNIDGKDIIRDPGTYLYTPMPERRNHFRSTAAHFTPQVPGKEQNEWFPGMSGLFQLKDRARAECLYFNKDGFTGRHFGFGKCVTRLIMIEKEGVYIYDFNAFSPGETAKSYSNGYGLLIEKNN; encoded by the coding sequence ATGAATTTGCTTAATTATTGCAAGAAAATAGTATCCCTTCCTCCCAAAGTTCTTGCCGTAAAAGTGGTTCGTTTGATGAAACGCAGGTTGATGGAGAGAAGACAGCGTTACTTTGACCAACTCTGTATTACTTTTGATAAAAATATTGTTAAAGGTAAGTTGTATCAATATTTGACTGGAATTTCAGTCAGTCGTTTAGAACCGTACAGAGAGACAGTAATTTCACTGGTGGAGCTTTATTTGAATCACAGTTTTGACCTGCTTGGTTCTGGATGGGTTCAGGTGAAACATGGGATGAATTGCCGCGGGCTCGAAAATTATCGTTACGAGATGAGTAAAGCAATTTTTGCGGATAAAGAAGGAAGATGGCTGGAAGGCCGGATTAATACGACAAACTCAAAAGAATCTCAACGTATCTGGAGTCTTGTTGACGACTATTATGTACCCATTGACTGGCACCTTGACTTTAAGTCCGGTTACCGCTGGGACGAGTCCACCTGGTACAAGGACATCCGTTATGGACATAAACCGGGCGTGGATGTCAAAGTGCCCTGGGAACTGGCCAGAATGCAGCACCTGCCGTTATTTGCCTGGGCCTATGCCTTGCAAAAAAACACTGCGCGCTACGGGCCAACGGGCCAGGCTGAATTCCTGCCTCCTGAATTGTACGTCCGTGAATTTCGCAACCAGGTGCTGGATTTCATAGCCTCCAACCCGCCCCGTTTCGGCGTAAACTGGCACTGTACCATGGACGTGGCCATCAGGGCGGCCAACTGGCTGGTGGCATACGACATGCTGCATGCTTTTGGGGCAAAATTTGATAATGAATTTCTTGAAGTGTTTCAGCATTCCGTATATGATCATGGCAGGCACATAATAGATAATCTGGAGTATACTCCCGAACTGCACGCCAATCATTACCTGGCCAATATTACCGGCCTGCTGTTTGTGGCAGCTTACCTGCCCCGCACTGAAGAAACAGACCGCTGGCTGGCCTTTGCCGTACAGGAACTGATATCCGAGATGGATTACCAGTTTAACCCGGATGGAAGCAATTTTGAAGCGTCCACAAGCTACCACCGCTTGTCGACGGAAATGATGTTATACGGCTCCATCCTGTGCGTTACCCTGCCCCCGGGGAAAAGGGAGGCATTGAAAAATTATGAAACAGCGGGCCACAAGGTGAGGCCGAGGCTGAAGCCATATCACGAGCAATTATATAATGTAGACGACCCTTTGCTTTTTCCGCCCTGGTTCTGGGAGAGACTGGAGAAAGCCGCCGAATTTACCTTGCATATCACGAAACCAAATGGAGAAGTCCCACAGGTGGGCGATAACGACAACGGCCGTTTTTTGAAAATATGGCCGTCTTACCGGAAAATGACAGTAAGAGAAGCTGTTAGAAAATACAAAAATCTGGAGAACTACAATAATCTGCCGCCAGACGCTGTTTACTGGGAAGAGAATATTCTGGACCACAGACATATCACCGGAGTGGCAGGGGTGCTTTTCCGGCGATCTGACCTCATTAATTTAATAGAAATGAGTAATCCAGAGGTACAGTTGGTGCAGAACTGGTTAAGAGATATTTATGTGCCTTCGTATCATGTCGACCCGGGGCGGCCTCACCCTGCTGCTGAAGGCAGGACGGCAGGTGATTGCATATCCCTGGAAGCCTGCTTGGAACAACTGAAGAGCGAATACGGGGAGCCTGTGATAACTTTTTTTGGAGCGGAACGTCCCGGTCCGCCTCTGACGCAGGACTTGGAAATAATTTCGTACCCCGGCTTCGGTTTTTATCTTTACCGCTCGCAGCGGTTGTACCTGGCTGTACGATGCGGCTCTCTCGGCCAAAAAGGTAACGGCGGCCACGCCCACAACGACCAGTTGAGCATTGAACTGAACATAGATGGCAAAGATATCATCCGTGATCCGGGAACTTACCTTTACACACCCATGCCTGAAAGGCGTAATCATTTCCGGTCCACTGCAGCTCATTTTACGCCTCAAGTGCCGGGAAAAGAGCAAAACGAGTGGTTTCCCGGAATGAGTGGACTTTTTCAATTAAAAGACCGGGCCAGGGCAGAATGCCTTTATTTTAATAAGGATGGCTTTACAGGTCGCCATTTTGGCTTTGGTAAATGTGTGACGCGGTTAATAATGATTGAAAAAGAAGGCGTTTATATTTACGATTTTAATGCGTTTTCTCCAGGTGAAACAGCAAAGTCTTATTCAAATGGTTATGGTTTGTTAATTGAAAAAAATAATTAA
- a CDS encoding glycosyltransferase, translating into MKKIIKKSLRRIIQERSRLEEYMLMNKDWPQKANRKKVLMAVGNYWTSPFQVGSHHIAKGFVEAGWDVAFISDPISPVHLLGGNLEDLKKRFKIYGTGGKNYLEGKLWTYIPFAMFTPHNKPFLRSQFVAKNWYKFTVPNLVKKIKNAGFEEVDLLYFDSINQYFWLDKINHKNSILRIADKNSGFRKYTSAARVMETRLAQKVDAVIYSAHNLEEYVKSLRPKKMFHVPNGVNFEHFAGGSRAMPPDYRNIPRPIAIYVGAMDLWFDYDLVSEAARELPNISFVLIGPAELARKKLQLLQNIHLLGPRKYDELPPYLYNSDVGIIPFDVKGHADLVNSIHPLKLYEYMACGLPVVSVEWQEIKKLGSPAILCNSKEDFVKNLLELHFISNNKIDYINYAKRQNWVKRIDNLIKILGDL; encoded by the coding sequence TTGAAAAAAATAATTAAAAAAAGTTTAAGAAGAATAATTCAAGAAAGATCGAGATTAGAAGAATATATGTTAATGAATAAAGATTGGCCCCAAAAAGCTAACAGGAAAAAAGTATTAATGGCTGTGGGAAATTACTGGACATCGCCATTTCAGGTAGGAAGCCATCATATCGCTAAAGGTTTTGTAGAAGCTGGTTGGGATGTTGCTTTTATTTCCGATCCAATATCACCTGTTCATTTGTTAGGTGGGAATTTGGAAGATTTAAAGAAAAGGTTTAAGATATACGGTACTGGCGGGAAAAACTATTTGGAAGGAAAATTATGGACGTATATTCCTTTTGCGATGTTTACTCCACATAATAAGCCATTTCTTCGTTCACAATTTGTTGCTAAAAACTGGTATAAGTTTACTGTTCCCAATCTGGTAAAAAAGATAAAAAATGCTGGATTTGAAGAAGTGGACCTGCTTTACTTTGATAGTATAAATCAGTATTTCTGGCTTGATAAGATTAATCATAAAAATTCTATTTTGCGTATAGCTGATAAAAATTCCGGTTTCAGAAAATATACCTCTGCGGCCAGGGTGATGGAAACAAGACTGGCTCAAAAGGTAGATGCTGTTATTTATTCTGCGCATAATCTAGAAGAATATGTTAAATCATTGCGACCAAAAAAAATGTTTCATGTACCAAACGGCGTTAATTTTGAACACTTTGCCGGCGGTTCACGGGCAATGCCTCCAGATTACAGGAATATACCAAGGCCTATAGCTATTTATGTAGGAGCTATGGATTTATGGTTTGATTATGATTTAGTAAGTGAAGCGGCTCGAGAGTTGCCTAATATTTCTTTTGTCTTAATTGGTCCTGCCGAATTGGCGCGAAAAAAACTGCAATTGCTTCAAAACATCCATTTGTTGGGGCCACGTAAATATGACGAACTACCGCCCTATTTATATAACAGCGATGTAGGCATAATACCTTTTGATGTAAAAGGTCATGCAGATTTGGTAAATAGTATTCATCCTTTAAAGCTTTATGAATATATGGCCTGCGGCCTCCCGGTAGTGTCTGTAGAATGGCAAGAAATAAAAAAATTAGGGAGCCCAGCAATTTTATGTAATTCAAAAGAAGATTTTGTAAAAAACCTCTTGGAACTCCATTTTATTTCAAATAATAAAATAGATTATATAAATTATGCAAAACGACAAAATTGGGTGAAAAGAATAGATAATCTCATTAAAATTTTAGGAGATCTATGA
- a CDS encoding O-antigen ligase family protein, protein MRIKIIIINNMLIFIFLFFLLYSNFISRIIGYNLNALFYLSFLLLLIYSLRKYFLNKIIIFQLFIVLFFAIYIFDTSFDFSANLLTIKDFIVPLLCLGIGMFFTENKLTAINYLNILYLFFIAYGIIQEVCFYTGYFYFLPWDVNYSELCIANGVVNIYQGNLLRFFGMMNSSIEYQVFVSMIPLFLLLNYNVIVNKRIFIINFILSILFLTFSFERSPIIMFLIVLIIWKFKDVLKFKNFIIVCFMVLTIFTFINYNIDFLLNNEYTKYAYQRLINGLFLKYNEDAAILERNNLQWKISKDIATKEFFGIGPGRITPSASEYKGYIGPHNNFLAFYLAYGIVGLILFLIFILFIIMRLSKIKNNFKLFGYGIIVSFFAMAMFNMPFSGKQGIIFYMLLGYLINEPLSQTIVPLSSKSTLKLKESM, encoded by the coding sequence ATGAGAATTAAAATAATAATTATAAATAATATGCTTATATTTATTTTTTTGTTTTTCTTGTTATACTCAAATTTTATTAGTAGAATTATTGGTTACAATTTAAATGCGCTATTTTATTTATCATTTCTTTTGTTATTAATTTACTCCTTAAGAAAGTATTTCTTGAATAAAATTATAATTTTTCAATTATTTATTGTTTTATTCTTTGCTATATATATTTTTGATACATCATTTGATTTTTCTGCAAATTTATTAACTATAAAAGATTTTATTGTTCCGCTTTTATGTTTGGGAATTGGAATGTTTTTTACTGAAAATAAACTTACAGCAATTAATTATTTAAATATATTATATTTATTTTTTATTGCATATGGTATAATTCAAGAAGTTTGTTTTTATACTGGATATTTTTATTTTTTGCCCTGGGATGTGAATTATAGTGAATTATGTATTGCTAATGGTGTTGTTAATATATACCAAGGGAATCTTTTGCGCTTTTTTGGAATGATGAATTCTTCTATAGAATATCAAGTATTTGTTTCAATGATTCCATTGTTTCTTTTGCTAAATTATAATGTTATAGTTAATAAGCGGATTTTTATTATAAATTTTATATTGTCAATTTTGTTTTTAACATTCTCATTTGAAAGAAGTCCAATAATAATGTTTTTAATAGTGTTAATTATATGGAAATTCAAAGATGTTTTAAAGTTTAAAAATTTTATTATAGTTTGTTTTATGGTATTAACAATATTTACTTTTATAAATTATAATATTGATTTTTTATTAAATAATGAATATACAAAGTATGCATACCAACGATTAATAAATGGTTTATTTTTAAAATATAATGAAGATGCTGCAATATTGGAAAGGAATAATTTACAATGGAAAATATCTAAAGATATAGCTACTAAAGAATTTTTCGGTATAGGACCAGGTAGAATAACTCCTTCAGCTTCAGAATACAAGGGATATATAGGTCCACATAATAATTTTCTTGCCTTTTATTTGGCTTACGGTATAGTTGGCTTAATTTTGTTTTTAATATTTATACTATTTATTATAATGCGATTATCTAAAATTAAAAATAATTTTAAGTTATTTGGATATGGTATAATAGTAAGTTTTTTTGCGATGGCAATGTTTAATATGCCATTCAGCGGTAAACAAGGCATAATATTTTATATGTTATTGGGATATTTAATTAATGAACCATTATCACAAACTATTGTGCCTCTATCAAGCAAATCAACATTGAAATTAAAAGAATCCATGTAA
- a CDS encoding glycosyltransferase family 9 protein produces MVSINYRFINQNNKRYMRFISRIDKIGYKIFNKNKNRIDYSSVKSVAILQLAHIGDFILTLPFANLLHQKISSKIIFVVNSTNALLAKKCSFIDDVIEVDAPYFARNKNNNNLFSFVKQLSKINADLIFDLRGDIRNLISVYFASKYKYLVGYAEGGCGFLLSKRLDYPWHGHISETFNKLLLEFDINENPIDYWNKDNIPYIDCRLKLPKNYLLIHISTAAQARQWPIENFIELIKKVSKYIHVIVLGVKNDLTPAQFADIKYIPNTTVLIGKTNLLESIDIVRKSSYFLGLESAFVHIAALLGKRVVGIYSGTTNKLRWGPFSLYPDQIIIIKNKPSCSGEDGCGKLNCINNICMMQINIDRVFQAVNEMIEKN; encoded by the coding sequence TTGGTAAGTATAAATTATAGGTTCATAAATCAAAATAATAAACGATATATGCGCTTTATTTCAAGAATTGATAAAATCGGTTATAAAATTTTTAATAAAAATAAGAATAGAATAGATTATTCTTCTGTAAAAAGTGTAGCTATTTTACAACTTGCCCATATAGGAGATTTTATTTTAACATTACCTTTTGCCAATTTATTGCATCAAAAAATAAGTTCAAAAATAATTTTTGTTGTTAATAGTACAAATGCTTTATTGGCAAAAAAATGTTCATTTATAGATGATGTGATAGAGGTAGATGCGCCATATTTTGCAAGAAATAAAAATAATAATAACTTATTTTCCTTTGTAAAACAACTTTCCAAGATAAATGCTGATCTTATTTTTGATTTGCGTGGAGATATTCGTAATTTAATATCGGTTTATTTTGCATCAAAATATAAATATCTTGTTGGTTATGCCGAAGGTGGCTGTGGATTCTTATTAAGTAAAAGATTGGATTATCCATGGCATGGGCATATATCTGAAACTTTTAATAAATTGTTACTGGAATTTGATATAAATGAAAATCCTATTGATTATTGGAATAAGGATAATATTCCTTATATTGATTGCAGATTAAAACTTCCTAAAAATTATTTATTGATTCATATCTCTACTGCTGCCCAAGCAAGACAATGGCCTATTGAAAATTTTATTGAACTAATTAAAAAAGTTTCTAAATATATTCATGTCATTGTGCTTGGGGTAAAAAATGATTTAACACCTGCGCAATTTGCTGATATCAAATATATACCAAATACTACAGTTTTAATTGGAAAAACTAATCTTTTAGAATCAATTGATATCGTACGTAAAAGTAGTTATTTTCTTGGATTAGAATCTGCATTTGTGCATATAGCTGCATTATTAGGTAAACGTGTTGTCGGAATTTATAGCGGCACAACAAATAAGTTGAGATGGGGTCCATTTTCTCTTTATCCTGATCAAATAATAATCATTAAAAATAAACCCTCCTGCAGTGGTGAAGATGGATGTGGAAAGCTAAATTGTATAAATAATATATGTATGATGCAAATAAATATTGACAGAGTTTTTCAAGCAGTTAATGAAATGATAGAAAAAAATTAA
- a CDS encoding D-sedoheptulose-7-phosphate isomerase has translation MISNKIIKEHISIINALIEVTMRDIELFGSYCQKTIMLGNTIYLLGNGGSAADCQHLAAELVGRFKSQRGALPAVALTTDTSILTAISNDYGFEEIFARQVDALVRPGDLVVGISTSGNSPNVVRAIQLAKEKGARTVGLTGRHGGKLGNICDLCVKVPSDVTARIQEAHILIGHIVCEMVDEVADGV, from the coding sequence ATGATTAGTAATAAAATTATAAAAGAACATATTTCAATTATTAATGCTTTAATAGAAGTTACCATGCGCGATATTGAACTATTCGGATCTTATTGCCAAAAAACTATTATGCTAGGCAATACTATCTACCTTCTCGGCAATGGTGGTAGTGCAGCTGATTGCCAGCACCTTGCGGCAGAACTGGTCGGCCGTTTTAAAAGTCAGCGAGGAGCTTTACCCGCTGTAGCTTTAACAACGGATACTTCCATACTTACGGCAATAAGTAATGATTACGGCTTTGAGGAAATATTTGCAAGGCAGGTGGATGCCCTTGTAAGGCCTGGCGACCTGGTGGTGGGCATTTCCACTTCGGGTAACAGTCCAAATGTGGTCAGAGCTATTCAGTTAGCTAAAGAAAAAGGTGCACGGACGGTGGGCTTGACTGGTAGGCATGGAGGAAAGCTGGGTAATATCTGCGACCTGTGCGTTAAAGTGCCGTCTGATGTGACAGCCAGAATCCAAGAAGCCCATATCTTGATTGGACATATAGTATGTGAAATGGTTGATGAGGTGGCGGACGGTGTTTAA
- the hldE gene encoding bifunctional D-glycero-beta-D-manno-heptose-7-phosphate kinase/D-glycero-beta-D-manno-heptose 1-phosphate adenylyltransferase HldE, producing the protein MFNNLKKVTTFLSEEIQEYKVLVLGDVMLDKYYFGEVSRISPEAPVPITRVLEERASLGGAANVAHNLSLLGCRVLLGGIAGDDENGRYLIHLLDERGIDCRGLVFSSRLTTTKLRVFGAHQQVVRLDFEETGQLDNEVEQKLIEWIDAAMASGVHALVISDYAKGVCTIGLCQYVVGECSKRGVPVLVDPKGTDWDKYRGATFITPNLKELGEAVSQSLANDDKAVERCAVLARGRYGLKNIVVTRSEKGLSLVNSKEVMHILTRAQEVYDVSGAGDTVAAVLIAAAAGGLDPVDAAHLANLAAGVAVSKIGTYAVSRAELMNAVQQACSVSGLSSKIAGFSEAVNLVEGWRKKGQKIVFTNGCFDILHAGHVIYLEKAKKLGDRLVVGLNTDDSVQRIKGFARPVNSEMDRARLLAALECVDCIVLFNEDTPSELVCAMRPDILVKGGDYQVEEVVGREYAGKVEIVPFEDGYSTSKIIENIIVMNMR; encoded by the coding sequence GTGTTTAATAATTTAAAAAAAGTAACAACTTTTTTAAGCGAAGAAATTCAAGAATATAAAGTATTGGTGTTGGGTGACGTGATGCTGGACAAGTATTATTTCGGTGAAGTGAGTCGCATTTCCCCGGAGGCTCCGGTGCCGATAACGCGGGTTCTGGAGGAGCGTGCATCCCTTGGTGGCGCGGCAAATGTTGCCCATAACCTTTCTCTTCTGGGCTGCAGGGTGTTATTGGGCGGCATTGCAGGAGACGACGAGAATGGGAGGTATCTGATACATCTGTTGGATGAGCGGGGTATTGATTGCAGGGGGTTGGTTTTTTCCAGCAGGCTGACTACCACTAAATTAAGGGTGTTCGGTGCCCACCAGCAGGTGGTACGGTTGGACTTTGAAGAAACAGGCCAGTTGGATAATGAAGTGGAACAAAAACTGATTGAGTGGATTGATGCAGCTATGGCTTCGGGGGTACACGCCCTGGTGATTTCTGATTATGCCAAGGGGGTCTGTACAATCGGCCTGTGTCAGTATGTAGTGGGGGAATGCTCTAAAAGGGGAGTTCCTGTACTGGTCGATCCCAAAGGGACTGATTGGGATAAGTATAGAGGGGCGACCTTCATTACTCCCAACTTAAAGGAACTGGGTGAAGCAGTGTCTCAAAGCCTGGCGAACGATGATAAGGCGGTAGAGCGGTGTGCGGTCTTGGCCCGTGGACGGTATGGGTTGAAAAATATCGTTGTAACCAGGTCGGAAAAAGGTTTGAGCTTAGTCAACAGTAAAGAAGTTATGCATATATTAACGCGGGCGCAGGAGGTTTACGATGTTTCCGGCGCCGGCGACACGGTTGCTGCAGTTTTGATTGCTGCAGCGGCTGGCGGGCTCGACCCGGTGGACGCGGCGCACCTGGCCAACCTTGCGGCCGGCGTCGCGGTGAGCAAGATTGGAACTTATGCCGTGTCCAGGGCCGAACTGATGAACGCTGTACAGCAGGCTTGCAGCGTCTCTGGGCTTAGCAGCAAAATTGCCGGGTTTTCCGAAGCCGTAAATCTGGTGGAAGGCTGGCGGAAGAAAGGGCAAAAGATCGTTTTTACCAATGGGTGTTTTGACATTTTACACGCAGGACACGTTATTTATCTGGAAAAAGCCAAAAAATTGGGTGACCGGCTGGTGGTCGGGCTCAATACCGACGATTCGGTCCAGCGCATAAAAGGCTTTGCAAGGCCTGTCAACAGTGAAATGGACAGGGCCAGACTCCTGGCTGCCCTGGAATGTGTCGACTGCATTGTTCTTTTTAATGAAGACACTCCTTCAGAATTGGTTTGCGCCATGAGGCCGGACATTCTAGTAAAGGGAGGCGATTACCAGGTGGAAGAAGTAGTAGGGCGGGAATATGCCGGCAAAGTAGAAATCGTCCCATTTGAAGACGGGTATTCTACCAGCAAGATAATTGAAAATATCATTGTAATGAATATGCGATAG